From the Fusobacterium ulcerans ATCC 49185 genome, the window TTGAACAAAAACTCCTCCTTCTATTTTAGGAAGTTCTTTTGACATATATTCAGGAATTTCATTTTGAGGAGTTATTGGATAACCAAAAAAATGTAAACATCCAGCTTTGATAGCTGAAGCTCCTAAAACTTCTGATCCTTTCATCAATTTTTTTTTCATTTTACACCTTCCTTTCGTTGCAAGTATTTTAGAACTTTTCAATAGTTATAACAGAGTCAGGACACATTAAAGCACAACTTTTACAACCTATACATTTATTTTTTTGAGCTTCATAGGCAGGATGATATCCTTTGGAATTGACTGTATTTTCATCAAGTTCTAATATTTTTAAAGGGCAGACTTCAACACATAAACCACAGCCTTTACAAATATCAATTTTAAAGTTCAGATTAATTTTAGTCATAATTTTTTTTATGATATTTATATATCATAACCTCCTTATGTAAGATTTAGATTAATAAAGGTAATCTATAAACCATTTTATTTCATCCAGCTTTTTCTATTAAAAAGCTTATCTATGTAAAATATATTTTTATTTTGCAGTTTTTTTTGAACATCTTTATCTTTTTGTAAAAGAACAGTATAAATGACAGGGATATTCAATTTATGACTTACATTAAGAATAATTTTTTCTGCTGCTATAAGATCTTCTTCTGTTGAATATTCTAAAAGATTTGAGTTGTTAATAATACCTGTTATTTTAAAACTAGAAAAATTTTCATATTCTTTGATTAAATGAATAATTTTTTCTTCACTATCAGTTTCTTCCCGGTATATATTACAAATTAACCACATATCATATATAAAATTTTTATTTTTTAATGCTGTTAAAAGTTTTAAACCATTGATACTTCCAGCAAGGTCTACAACAACATTTTCCTTTTTTTCATTTAAAAGAGATTCAAAGCCATAACTTATTGCTGGGAGATCGCTTCCATTATAATCAAAATTTGAAGAACCCCAGATTTTTATTCCTAATTTTTCTAACATTTCTTTATTTTCCCGTGAACGATAATAAACATTTATTACATCTAAATCAACTAAATTTATTTTTTTCTTCTGTTTTGCTAAAAAAAGAGAATATTGAATAGAAAACTCAGTTTTTCCACTTCCAGTATTTCCAGTTAAAATTAAAACTTTACTATTTTTTCCCATAAAATATTCTCCTTTTTCTAACAATAATTTATAAAGAACATTTAGACTTATAAACTGAATACATATGACTGTTATTAAGCTTTACATCAACATATTGATTAAGCAGTTCTAAAGTATTATATAGTTTTTCAAGCTGTATGTTATGATTAATTCCCATTCCATTTAACATATTAACAAAATCTTCTGTAGCAACATTTCCTGCTGCACCAGGAGCAAAGGGACATCCTCCTAATCCTCCAATAGAAGTTTCAAAAATAGAATATCCTAATTGCAATGCAACAAGCATATTTGCCAATCCCATTCCACGAGTATCATGAATGTGTAAAATAATGTTTTCAGTTCCTACTTGTTCTTTTACTTGTTTTAATATCTTTTCAACTAATACAGGGTTACCTAATCCAACAGTATCCGCAAGCATTATTTCTTTGACTCCTATTTTTTTTGCTCTTTCTATAAGTTCAGAAACTCTTTCAGGTTTTATTTCTTCACCAAAAGGGCAACCAAATACTGTGGCAAGGTCTAAACGAAACTTCACATTAGGATATTTATATACCATTTCTTCTAATTCTTTAAAACTTTCTTCTACAGTACGATTTACATTTGCTTTATTATGAGCTTCACTTACAGAAATAACTACAGAAATAACTTCTGCTCCAGAAGAAATAGCATTTTCCACACCTTTTTTATTTGGACAAAGAACAATAACCTCATACTTTCTTTTATTTTTTTTGACACAAGTTTCACATATTTCTTTAGAATCTATCATTTGCGGGATCCATTTTGGGTTTACAAATGAAGTGATTTCTATTTTATTACATCCTGCTTCTTCTAATGAGTCTATTATTTCTAATTTATGTTTAGTTTCAATGAAAGTTTTTATATTTTGAAAGCCATCACGAGGTCCTACTTCAACAATTTGGACTTTTTCAGGTAAATTCATTTGAGTACCTCCTATTCAGATAAATTACATAATTCCTTTTTCTTGATAATTTTTTATCTCTTCTTCAGACATATTTAACATTTTTTTATATATTTCTTCTGTATGTTGACCAAGAAGAGGGGCACAAGTTCTTATTTTTGGCATAGTATCCATAAGCTTTATAGGATTTCCATTTACTCTCATAGTTCCTATTATTGGATGCTCTATAGTGACAAACATCTCCCTTTCTTCTGCAATATGTTTATCTTCAGAAATATCTTTAAGATTTAAAATAGGAGCAGCAGGAACTCCTGCAGCAAGAATCATGTCTACTGCTTCTTTTGAAGTAACAGTTGCAGACCATTTTTCAATTTCTGTTTTTAAAGAAGCATGATTCTCACATCTTAAATGATTTGTAAGAAACAGCGGATTTTCAAGTAAATCAGGTCTATTAAGTACTTGATTGCAAAGAAGGGTAAAGAGTTTTTGATTTCCACATCCTATAACAAACATTCCATCTTTTGATTTAAAAGAATCATATGGAGAAACAGCAGCGTATCTATTTCCTAATAATTTGGGAATTTCATTATTTACAAAATACCTTTGTGTACCAGTTTCTAAAGCAGATACAACAGAATCTACAAGAGAAACATCAACTCTCTGTCCTTTTTTTATAATTTGTCTTGCATTCAAAGCTGCTAAGATTCCAATTGTTAGATTCATTCCTCCAAGTACATCTCCCATGGCATTTCCTGCCCTTGTAGGAGTACCATTTTCAGGACCTGTAATACTCATAAGTCCACCCATAGCCTGAGCAATAATATCATAACCAGGTCTTTCATGATAAGAACCATAAAATCCGAATCCTGAAACAGCTGCATATATAATTTGAGGATTAACTTCTTTTAAAACTTCATATCCAAGTCCTAATTTATCCATTACACCTGGACGATAGTTTTCAACTACAACATCTGCTTTTTTTACAAGTTCTTTAAATATAGATTTTCCTTCTTCAGATTTTAAATTAAGAGTTACACCGTGTTTGTTTCTGTTTATATTTGCATAATACATACTTTCCCCATTTTTAAAAGGTCCCATTCCTCTTGTATCATCACCTTTTCCAGGAATTTCTATTTTTATAACTTCAGCTCCCATATCAGCCAGCATTGCAGTACAATATGGACCAGCTAAAACACGAGTTAAATCTAAAACTACAATATTGCTAAGTGCTCCTTTTTCCATTTATTATGCCTCCTAAAATTTGTTCCAAGTTTATTTATGCTACTCCAATCATTATTGCTGCAAGAACCATAATAGTTGATACAGCTATAAAATATTTTAAAGAGAATTTTATATGATCTTTAAGTTCCACTCCTGCAAGGCCAATTGCTAAAAATGTTGTTGGGATACATGGTGAAATAACTACTCCTACATTTTCTCCAATAAGCATAGCAAGACCTACTTTTATAGGACTTCCACCTAGTGCTTTTACTACTTCTCCAACTACTGGTAGTAACGAATAGTAATACAGATCTGGACTTAATATAATTCCTATTGCAGATCCTAAAGCTCCAAATACACGTCCAATTTGAGGAAGGAAAACATTAGGAAGGTTGTCTAAAACAACATTGGCAAGAGCAATTGTCATACCAGTTTCTTTAAAAATACCCAAGAAAATACCAGCTGCTAAGAATGTAGCTGCAGTTCCTACAGCAGTAGGAGCATGAGCTTGAACTCTTTCGTTTTGAATTTTTAATCCTTTGTAATTAATTACCAAGGCTATAGCTGTGGCAATTAAAAATACTAGATAACTAGGTATTTTTGAATTTACTATCATAATTATTATAATTACAGCAGTTAAAAGTAAATTTAAAGGTAAAAGTTTAGGACGTTTTAAATCAGTTATTTCTTGTGAAATAACAGGTTCTTCAGTAACTGCTTTATCAAAATAGTCTGCTCCATATTCTTTTATTAATCTTTTTTTATCTTGAATTCCAAAAAGTACTCCTAATCCTATTCCAAGAAACATTCCTAAAATTTCTATTGGAAGAATCATTTTCCAAAGTTCTTGAGGAGTAACAGGAATTCCAAGATTTGTAATTGTTGTAGCAGTACGAATTATAGTTCCACCCCAAGGAACCATATTCCATGAACCAGTAACAATTCCAATAACAGTAAGCATTCCTAAAATATTAAGTTTTAATTTTTTAAATATTGGAAGCATTGCTGGAATAGTTATTAAATAAGTAGTGGCAGTAGCACCATCTAACTGTGAAACTAAAGCAATTAATGCAGTTGTAAGATATATCATTACAGGACTTTTACCAGCAATTTTAACAAGGCCTTTTACAATAGGATCAAACATACCCGCATCACTCATTATTCCAAAATAAATAATTGAAAAGATAAAAAGAGTAGCATTACTCATTGTCGTTTTTACTCCACCAGAGCACCAGTCAACCATGGTATTAAGTTGAACGCCAAGGGGGATTGCTTCCCCACCTGGACCAGTAAAAGTTCCAGTTAAAATTAGAATTACAGCAGAAATGATAGGCAAACACACAAAGGCAACAATAGGTGATACTTTATTTTTTAACAACAAATACATCATTGAACATATAAGCAACAATGCTACAAAAACAACCATATGATATCCTCCTTAATAAATTTATTCCCCTACATTTCTTGTCGACAAGTTTTATAATCAGATTATAAACATAAAAAAATAAAAAAGTCAACAAAAATTTAGAATGAATTGATTTAATAATGTAAAAATAGTCTAAAATTCGGTCTATAAAAATTAAAAAATAATATCAAATATTTTTTTATGAAAAATAGAGAAGTGTATAATTATAGTATTTTTATCGTTAAAAATACTATTTTATATGAAAGGGATAATAAAAAAAATCGTAAATAATTATTTAAAATTACTTACGATTTTGAAATGTGAAATTTATTTTTTTCTAAAGGAAACTGCTTCCATTAAATGATATTTTTTTATGTCTTTACAACCTTCTAGATCAGCAATGGTTCTTGCTACTTTCAGAATTTTATCATAACCTCTTGCAGATATTTCCATTATTCTCATAGCATTTTTAAAATATTCTTTGTCTTCATCTGCAATCTTACAATATTTTTTTATTTCTTTTTGTCCCAGATTTCCATTTAAAAGATCACTATTATATCTTTTTCTTTGAATTTCTCGAGCTTTCATCACTCTTTCTTTTATAGTATTTGAATTTTCTGCTTCAGCTGAATTCATTAGTTCATCTTCTGACAGTCTTCTCATTTCAATATGAATATCAATCCTATCCATGATAGGACCAGAAAGTTTTTTCATATATTTATTTACTTCATGTTGAGTACAGGTGCATGAAGCACCTTCATAATAATTCCCACAAAAACATGGATTACTTGTAGCAAGAAGCTGAAATTTACTTAAAAATTCAACTCTGTATTGAGCTCTTGTAATGGAAACTAAACCATCTTCCAAAGGCTGCCTTAAACTTTCTAAAACACTTCTTGGAAATTCTGCAAGTTCATCTAGTAGTAAGACACCATTAGATGCCAAACTTATTTCACCAGGTTTTATTCTTTTTCCTCCACCTATAATTGAAGTAAGTGAACTTGTGTGATGAGGAGAACGAAAAGGTCTTTGATTAATTATTGGTTTTTTACTGTTAAGCTCACCAGCAACACTGTATATTTTTGTAGATTCAATTATTTCTTCTTCACTCATTGATGGGAGAATAGTTATCATTCTTTTAGCAAGCATAGATTTTCCAGAACCAGGACTTCCTATTAATATTATATTGTGTCCACCAGCAGCAGCAATTTCTAATCCTCTTTTTCCTAGTGCTTGCCCCTTTACTTCTGAGAAATCTATACTATAATCTTTTTCTTCAAGGAATGGTTTTATATTTAAAGATTTAATTTGACCTTTAGAAATAAAATCAGCAACTTCTCTCAAGGTTGAAACAGGGACAATATCTATCCCTTTGATAAGAGAAGCTTCCTGTACATTATCCTCTGGAATAACTACACCTTTGTATCCTTTTTCTTTTACCAGAATCATTGTATTTATTATTCCTTTTACTCCTCTGATTTTTCCATCTAGAGAAAGTTCTCCTAGAAAAAGATAATTATCTAATGTAGAATTTCTATCTCTTACAAATCCCATAGCTACCATTATACCAACAGCTATAGGAAGATCAAATTGAGCTCCTTCTTTTTTTATTCCAGCTGGGGAAAGATTTACTATTATTTTTTTAGGTTCCATTTTGAAATCACTATTTTTTAATGCAGTTCTTACTCTATCTTTACTTTCTGAGATGGCAGTGTCTCCTAAACCTACTATTGAAAAAAATGGAAGTCCACTGCTGATATCTACTTCAGCTTCTACTAAAAAAGGTTCTACTCCTAAATAACTGGAACTTAAAACTCTTATATTCATAAATTAAGGTGCTCCTCTGACAATTTTTTTATACAAAAAATGAGTGGGACATTAAGTCCCACTTTTACATTAAATTTTATAGGTAATTAAAGTTCCTCTCCACATCTTTTAAGAAGTCTTTCCCATTTCAAATCCACATCTTTTTGGATTCTATCTATGATATGTCTGTTTTGTGGTTTAAATAGATGCTTGAATCTTCCTTGTTTTTTCAAGAATTCTTCTACAGGCAGTTTTACTTTTGGTCTGTAGCTTAATTTCCATTCTCCATCTATTACTTCAAATAGTGGCCAGTAGCAAGTTTCTACTGCCAGTTTACACATTTCCATCAGGTCTTCACCTTCATATCTCCATCCTCTTGGGCATGGTGCTAATATGTTTAGGAATGCTGCTCCCTCTGTATAGATTGCTTTTTCTGCTTTCTCATGAAGGTCTTTGAAGTTTCCTATAAATGTTGTTTGAGCAACATATGCCACATTGTGGGCTGATATTACATCTGTAAGATCTTTTCTTCCCTGTGGTTTTCCTGCGCTTTCTTTTCCTATTGGAGTTGTAGTTGTATCTGCTCCTATAGGTGTTGCTGATGATCTTTGGATACCTGTATTCATATATGCTTCATTGTCATAACATACATAAACCATATCATGTCCTCTTTCCATTGCTCCTGAAAGTGATTGGAATCCTATATCATAAGTTCCTCCATCTCCTCCAAAAGCTATGAATTTATATGATTCATCTATTTTTCCTTTTTTCTTTAATACTTTGTATGCTGTCTGGGCTCCACTTATTGTTGCTGCTGCATTTTCAAATGCTGAGTGAATAAATGAATCTTTCCATGCTGTATATGGATAAAGGAAAGTTGATACTTCAAGACAGCTTGTTGCACTGCATATTACTGCCTCATCTTCCTCTTTTAATGCTCTTAATACTCCTCTTACTGCTACTGGTGCTCCACACCCTGCACACATTCTGTGTCCTCCAGTAAGTCTTTCAGGTTTTTCCATTTCTTTTTTGAAATTATATGCCATATTCCTTTCCTCCTACCCTCTTACACCAAAATGTCTATATGTATCTTTTACTTCTTGATCTTTCTCTGCCAATAGAGTATTAAAGATCTCTTTTATATGATTTACAGTTATATCTCTTCCTCCAAGTCCATATACATAGTTGATCATTTTTGGTCTTGGGCTGCAGTCATAAAGAGCTGATCTTACCTCTGCAAATACTGGTCCTCCAGCTGCTGAGAATCCTTCGCATTTATCCATTACTGCTACCATTTTTACATTTTTAAGCGCTTGTGCTATTTCTTCCATTGGGAATGGTCTGAATACTCTGATTTTTAGAAGTCCAACTTTTTTACCTTCTTTTCTCATTTCTTCTATAGCTGCTTTAGCTGTTCCAGCAGTTGAGTTGATAACCACTATTGCAACTTCTGCATCATCTAATTTATATTCTTCAAACAGTCCATATTTTCTTCCAGTAAGTTTTTCATATTCTGCTGCTACTTCAAGAATTACTTTTTTAGCATTCATCATAGCATGAGCTTGGCTTACTTTATGTTCCATATAGTAAGAAACAATATCATATGGTCCTACTGCTGTAGGTCTTTTAGCATTTAGAAGATAATCTTCTGGGTTGTATTCTCCAACAAAAGCTTTAGCTTTGTCGTCTTCTAATAATTCTATATTTTCAACAGCATGGCTTGTGATGAATCCATCTTGACATACCATAACAGGAAGTTGAACATCTGGATGTTCTCCTATTCTGTTAGCTTGAAGCATATTGTCATAAGCTTCTTGATTTGTTTCACTGTATAGCTGAATCCATCCAGCATCTCTTGCACCCATAGAATCACTATGGTCTGCATTGATATTGATAGGTCCTGTAAGAGCTCTGTTAACACATGCTAAAGTTACAGGAAGTCTTGCAGAAGCTACAACATAAAGCATTTCCCACATCAATGCAAGTCCGCATGATGAAGTAGCAGTCATAGTTCTAGCTCCTGCTGCTTGTGATCCCATTGCAGCCGACATAGCGCTGTGCTCTGATTCTACTGGAATAAATTCACTGTCTACTGATCCATCAGCAACATATTGAGAGAAATATTGTGGTATCTCTGTTGATGGAGTGATTGGAAAAGCAGGTACTACATCTGGATTTATTTGTCTCATTGCTATTGCAATAGCTTCGTTTCCTGACATTCTTTCTCTTATACTCATTAATTCTACCTCCGAACTACTCTTTTATCAATTCTATTGCTTTGAATGGACATGCTTTAACACAAATTCCACATCCTTTGCAATGATCCATATCAAACTCTAATCTTTTTCCATCTTTTACAGGTATTGCTGAATCTGGGCAGCAAGGAACACATAGAAGACAGTCAATACATTTATCTCTCAAAAGAACTGGTTTCATTGATCTCCAGTCCCCTGTTCTGAAGTGCTGAGCACTTCCAGCTTCATAAACTACTCCACCAGGAGTTATATCTCTCCAGCTAATATCTTCAGTAATTGGTACACCAGCTTTATTTTTCATTATTCTTTCACCTCATTCATAGAACGTACTAATGCAGCCATATTTCCTTTTAGTACTTCTGGTTTACTTGCAAATTTGTGCGCAAAAGAGTTTTCCATTGCTTCTAGGAAAGCTTTTTCTTCCATAACTCCACTTACTTTTACAACTGCTCCAAGCATAGGAGTGTTAGGGAAGTTTTTCCCAAGAGTTTCCTCAGAAATAGTTCTTGCATCACAAGTACATACTCTTCCTTTGTATCCTTTTAAAAGAGATTTAAATTCAGAAGCAGGCTTAGAACTATTGATAATAATAGCTCCATCCTCTTTAAGACCTTTAGTAACATCTACACTTTCAATAAGAGTTTCATCAACAACAACTACAAAATCAGGTTCATAGATATTAGAGTGAACAGTAACTCTATCTTTAGAGATACGATTGTAAGCGGTAATAGGAGCTCCCATTCTCTCAGGTCCATACTCTGGGAACCCTTGAACGAACATTCCACCACTGAATGCTGCATCTGCCAAAAGTAAAGAAGCTGTTTTGGCTCCTTGTCCACCTCTTCCATGCCATCTTATTTCAAAAATTTCTTTCATAGATTACCTTCCCTTCCTAAAATTTTTTAAAAAAGAGAAAGACTAAAATTGTCCTTCTCTATAATATTTATTGCATGTTCAAATTTAACCATTTTAAACATGTTCATATAAAAATATTATATACCATTTTCAAGCTAAATGCTATATTTTTTTGACAGATAATTTCAAAAAAATACTTATTTTTTTGAAAAAAAGAAATTAGATATATTTAATAAATAATTAAAAAACTTTCTGTTTTGGAAAAGTATCTCAAAATAGAAAGAAATTTTAAGTTATTATTTATTACATAAACATATGTGCTCCAAGTTCAATATGAGTAAGGGGATCCAAGCCACTAAGAATACCATAAAATATGGAAGTATCATTGTAATAACACTTCCTAATCTCATATTTTCTTCAATTTTAGGATATTTAGCCATAAATCCAACTATGATTAGAATAGAAACTTTAATTCTATAAAGTCAATTGGGTATAGTGAAAAAAATATTTTTTATATTTAATTTCTATAAGTATTATGGTAAAATAAAAAGGTTATAAAATTTAAAATACGAGGTGTTTGGATTGGGATTTTTTCAGATTTTTTTGATCGGAGTGGGTCTTTCAATGGATGCTTTTGCCATTTCTTTATGTCAAGGACTTATTATGGGAAAAGTAAAAATAGCAAAAACAGTAAAAATAGCATTTACTTTTGGAATATTTCAAACAATTATGCCAATAATAGGGTTTTATGTAGGAAGTATTTTTAGTGGAAAAGTTTCTCAATATAGTAATATAATAGCATTTATTATTTTGGGATATTTAGGCTTTAATATGATAAGAGAAGCTAGAAAAGAGGATAATTGCTGTACAGATGAAGGATGTAGTTCAAAAACTCTTTTAGTATTAGGAGTAGCTACAAGCATTGATGCATTAGCAATAGGATTTACTTTTTCCTTTTTGAATGATTTTAATATTTGGCTGTCTTCTTCTGAAATTGGGATAATTACTTTTATAATTTCAGGTCTAGGAGTAATTTTAGGAACAAAGTTTGGAACTTTGTTGGAAAGTAAAGCTCAATATTTAGGAGGAACTATTCTTATACTTATAGGAATAAAAAGTTTAGCAGGGAATTTTGCTTAATATTTTTACAATATAATATTGTTGATATTATATTTCAGTAATATATTTATTTTTTTCTAATAAGTGATATAATATCTAATATAGAGACTTATGAACATTTATTTTAAATTATAGATTCATTTAACTTAAATAATTAAGGAGGATGTTAGATATGAAAGTAATAGTAGTAGGTGGAGTAGCAGCAGGAACTAAAGTAGCTGCAAAATTGAAAAGAGAAGATCGTAGTAATGAGGTAATTATTTTGACTAAAAGTAAAGAAATATCTTATGCTGGATGTGGATTACCTTATTATGTTGGAAATGTAATAAAAAATAAAGAACAACTTATTGTAAATACTCCTGAGAAATTTTCTAAACTTACTGATGCTGAAGTTCATACAGAAATTGAAGTTATTGGTTTGGACAGAGAGAAAAAAATAATAAAAGCGAAAGATTTAAAGCTAAATAAAGAGATTGAATATTCATATGATAAACTAGTTATAGCTACAGGAGCAAGTCCTGTGAAACCTCCAATAAAAGGATTGGATCTTCCAGGAGTTTATTTTATGAGAACTCCAGATGATGCTATTAATTTAAGAGCTGATATAGAAGCTGGAAAAATAAAAAAGGCAGCTGTAATAGGTGGAGGATATATAGGATTGGAAGTTGCTGAAAATTTAGCTCTCCAAAATATAAAAGTATCTGTTATAGAGATGGCTCCTCATATTCTTACAGGATTTGATAAAGAATTTGCTGAATATGCAGAAGATTATTTAACAGATCATGGAATAATGGTTTTTACTGAAACTAAATTAGAATTAATAGAAGGAACTGAAAGGGTAGAAAAGATACAAACTTCAAAAAAAGCTATGGAAGTGGATGCAGTCATTATGTCTGTTGGAATTCGTCCAAATACTGAATTTTTAGCAGATACTGGAATAGAACTTTTACCTAACAAAACAATAAAAGTAAATGAATATTTTCAAACAAATGATGAAAATATATATGCAGCAGGAGATTGTGTTTCAGTAAAAAATATACTTACAGATAAATTAGTATGGTCTCCAATGGGATCTTCAGCCAATATAGAAGGACGTATCATAGCTCAGAATTTAAGTGGTAAAAAAATAAAATTTAAAGGAGTTCTTGGAACTGCTGTAGCAAAACTTCCAGGATTAAATGTTGGAAGAACAGGGCTCACAGAAACTGCTGCTAGAGAAATGGGATTTGATGTTGTAAGTGTAGTAACTGTTGAAGATGATAAAGCTCATTATTATGCCGGAGCATCAAATTTTATAATAAAACTTATTGCTGATAGAAAAACATTAAAAATACTTGGAGTACAAGTTTTTGGTACAGGAGCAGTGGATAAAGTAGTAGATGTAATAGTGACTGCTATGTCTATGAGAGGAACACTTCATGATATAGAAGATTTAGATCTTGCATATGCACCACCATTTTCTACAGCAATACATCCAATAGTTCACACAGCAAATGTTCTTTTTAATAAAATAAATGGAGTATTAGAAAGTATAGCACCAGCTGAATATTTAGATGGCAATGGAACTGGGTATACTGTATTTGATTCATGTACTGTTCCAACAATAGAAGGAGCACCTTATTTAGAATTAACTGAAGTAAATGGAAAACTTGAAGGGTATGATTTAGATGATAGATTGCTGTTAGTATGTAATAGAGGAAGAAAAGCATATCTTATTCAAAATCGTTTAAAATATTATGGTTATACAAATACAAGAGTTTTAGAAGGCGGAGTAACTTTTAATAAGGTAAAAATTTAAAATTAGAAATATAAAAGTTAATTATTTCATGTGAGAATAAAAGAGGCATTCTAAAGGCTGACACCTAATAAGGAAGTATTGAGGAACATTTAGATTGGGCAGTCAGCAAGCGGAATGTGACAGTAAAAGACGGGCTATTAGCGGTAAGCTGATAAGCCCATCTTTTGCATTGAGAGGGTCACAGCATTTGAAACGACAGGAAAACAGGCTATTTTCATCAATAGACAGGGTGTAATGGAAGCTCTCGCCCCTCGTCCATCCTCCAACAAATGGGAAGCTGTAGGACTCATTTAATGCGTAATTGCTTACTTATTTTCACCTTTTGTATTCCCATCTACCAACTTGTACTTAAACTTTTTCAAATTGCTTTTCTTTACATTTAAGTCAATGATACTTTCTTGCAATTCTTGTACTAGTTTATTATATTCCGATGGTGCATTGACACCTTCAAGATAAGTCATATAACGAATTATTTTATCCAATGCCCGCCTTCTATATTTAGCTATCTCTCCCAATGGGGCATAATCTCTTGATGAAGCATAGCTCTCTAAATCGAACGCTTTAATGCGTAAAATATCAATATAGTGTTGTTCTTCTTGCTCAAATCGCATAACAGACAACATATTTTCAACTTCAAATCTAATCCCTCGTTCACAAAGAAATCTCAACTGTTCAAATA encodes:
- a CDS encoding hydroxymethylglutaryl-CoA lyase — protein: MNLPEKVQIVEVGPRDGFQNIKTFIETKHKLEIIDSLEEAGCNKIEITSFVNPKWIPQMIDSKEICETCVKKNKRKYEVIVLCPNKKGVENAISSGAEVISVVISVSEAHNKANVNRTVEESFKELEEMVYKYPNVKFRLDLATVFGCPFGEEIKPERVSELIERAKKIGVKEIMLADTVGLGNPVLVEKILKQVKEQVGTENIILHIHDTRGMGLANMLVALQLGYSIFETSIGGLGGCPFAPGAAGNVATEDFVNMLNGMGINHNIQLEKLYNTLELLNQYVDVKLNNSHMYSVYKSKCSL
- a CDS encoding thiamine pyrophosphate-dependent enzyme, with amino-acid sequence MAYNFKKEMEKPERLTGGHRMCAGCGAPVAVRGVLRALKEEDEAVICSATSCLEVSTFLYPYTAWKDSFIHSAFENAAATISGAQTAYKVLKKKGKIDESYKFIAFGGDGGTYDIGFQSLSGAMERGHDMVYVCYDNEAYMNTGIQRSSATPIGADTTTTPIGKESAGKPQGRKDLTDVISAHNVAYVAQTTFIGNFKDLHEKAEKAIYTEGAAFLNILAPCPRGWRYEGEDLMEMCKLAVETCYWPLFEVIDGEWKLSYRPKVKLPVEEFLKKQGRFKHLFKPQNRHIIDRIQKDVDLKWERLLKRCGEEL
- a CDS encoding YifB family Mg chelatase-like AAA ATPase, yielding MNIRVLSSSYLGVEPFLVEAEVDISSGLPFFSIVGLGDTAISESKDRVRTALKNSDFKMEPKKIIVNLSPAGIKKEGAQFDLPIAVGIMVAMGFVRDRNSTLDNYLFLGELSLDGKIRGVKGIINTMILVKEKGYKGVVIPEDNVQEASLIKGIDIVPVSTLREVADFISKGQIKSLNIKPFLEEKDYSIDFSEVKGQALGKRGLEIAAAGGHNIILIGSPGSGKSMLAKRMITILPSMSEEEIIESTKIYSVAGELNSKKPIINQRPFRSPHHTSSLTSIIGGGKRIKPGEISLASNGVLLLDELAEFPRSVLESLRQPLEDGLVSITRAQYRVEFLSKFQLLATSNPCFCGNYYEGASCTCTQHEVNKYMKKLSGPIMDRIDIHIEMRRLSEDELMNSAEAENSNTIKERVMKAREIQRKRYNSDLLNGNLGQKEIKKYCKIADEDKEYFKNAMRIMEISARGYDKILKVARTIADLEGCKDIKKYHLMEAVSFRKK
- a CDS encoding SLC13 family permease — translated: MVVFVALLLICSMMYLLLKNKVSPIVAFVCLPIISAVILILTGTFTGPGGEAIPLGVQLNTMVDWCSGGVKTTMSNATLFIFSIIYFGIMSDAGMFDPIVKGLVKIAGKSPVMIYLTTALIALVSQLDGATATTYLITIPAMLPIFKKLKLNILGMLTVIGIVTGSWNMVPWGGTIIRTATTITNLGIPVTPQELWKMILPIEILGMFLGIGLGVLFGIQDKKRLIKEYGADYFDKAVTEEPVISQEITDLKRPKLLPLNLLLTAVIIIIMIVNSKIPSYLVFLIATAIALVINYKGLKIQNERVQAHAPTAVGTAATFLAAGIFLGIFKETGMTIALANVVLDNLPNVFLPQIGRVFGALGSAIGIILSPDLYYYSLLPVVGEVVKALGGSPIKVGLAMLIGENVGVVISPCIPTTFLAIGLAGVELKDHIKFSLKYFIAVSTIMVLAAIMIGVA
- a CDS encoding CaiB/BaiF CoA transferase family protein, translating into MEKGALSNIVVLDLTRVLAGPYCTAMLADMGAEVIKIEIPGKGDDTRGMGPFKNGESMYYANINRNKHGVTLNLKSEEGKSIFKELVKKADVVVENYRPGVMDKLGLGYEVLKEVNPQIIYAAVSGFGFYGSYHERPGYDIIAQAMGGLMSITGPENGTPTRAGNAMGDVLGGMNLTIGILAALNARQIIKKGQRVDVSLVDSVVSALETGTQRYFVNNEIPKLLGNRYAAVSPYDSFKSKDGMFVIGCGNQKLFTLLCNQVLNRPDLLENPLFLTNHLRCENHASLKTEIEKWSATVTSKEAVDMILAAGVPAAPILNLKDISEDKHIAEEREMFVTIEHPIIGTMRVNGNPIKLMDTMPKIRTCAPLLGQHTEEIYKKMLNMSEEEIKNYQEKGIM
- a CDS encoding 4Fe-4S dicluster domain-containing protein, with product MTKINLNFKIDICKGCGLCVEVCPLKILELDENTVNSKGYHPAYEAQKNKCIGCKSCALMCPDSVITIEKF
- the porA gene encoding pyruvate ferredoxin oxidoreductase, whose product is MSIRERMSGNEAIAIAMRQINPDVVPAFPITPSTEIPQYFSQYVADGSVDSEFIPVESEHSAMSAAMGSQAAGARTMTATSSCGLALMWEMLYVVASARLPVTLACVNRALTGPININADHSDSMGARDAGWIQLYSETNQEAYDNMLQANRIGEHPDVQLPVMVCQDGFITSHAVENIELLEDDKAKAFVGEYNPEDYLLNAKRPTAVGPYDIVSYYMEHKVSQAHAMMNAKKVILEVAAEYEKLTGRKYGLFEEYKLDDAEVAIVVINSTAGTAKAAIEEMRKEGKKVGLLKIRVFRPFPMEEIAQALKNVKMVAVMDKCEGFSAAGGPVFAEVRSALYDCSPRPKMINYVYGLGGRDITVNHIKEIFNTLLAEKDQEVKDTYRHFGVRG